One region of Terriglobales bacterium genomic DNA includes:
- the hemB gene encoding porphobilinogen synthase: protein MAFPVTRLRRLRQNEVLRSMVRETRLTPESLVYPLFVCPGEGVRKAIGSMPGVFNLSVDEAVKEAQETHGLGIPAVILFGLPETKDEQATGAWADDGIVQRGTRAIKRAVPELVVLGDVCLCEYMSHGHCGIVKKPSATVVRSDRGPTAAAPARSAEFEIENDSTLEILARTAVSLARAGVDIVAPSDMMDGRVAAIRAALDAAGLQNMPILSYAAKFASGFYGPFREAADSAPQFGDRRSYQMDSGNLREAMREIQTDLEEGADMVMVKPAMPYLDVIAQARERFDVPICAYQVSGEYAMIQAAAQNGWLDRERVIMESLLSIRRAGAGTILTYFAKDAAKLMS from the coding sequence ATGGCCTTCCCGGTTACACGATTGCGCAGACTTCGTCAGAACGAGGTCCTACGCTCCATGGTGCGCGAGACTCGGTTGACTCCCGAGTCCTTGGTCTACCCGTTGTTCGTGTGTCCTGGTGAAGGTGTGCGCAAGGCCATCGGCTCGATGCCGGGTGTTTTCAATCTCTCGGTCGATGAGGCCGTCAAGGAAGCGCAAGAAACTCATGGGCTGGGCATCCCGGCGGTCATCCTGTTCGGGCTTCCGGAGACGAAGGATGAACAGGCCACAGGAGCCTGGGCAGACGACGGCATCGTGCAACGTGGGACCCGGGCGATAAAGCGCGCAGTTCCCGAATTGGTCGTGCTGGGAGACGTTTGTCTTTGCGAATACATGTCACATGGGCACTGCGGCATCGTCAAGAAACCATCCGCAACCGTAGTCCGAAGCGATCGCGGTCCTACGGCTGCCGCTCCTGCCCGATCGGCTGAGTTTGAGATAGAGAATGATTCCACGCTGGAAATCCTGGCTCGGACTGCCGTCTCATTGGCGAGAGCTGGCGTAGACATCGTTGCACCGTCGGACATGATGGATGGTAGGGTCGCGGCAATCCGGGCAGCGCTCGATGCGGCGGGACTGCAAAATATGCCAATCCTGTCCTACGCCGCCAAGTTTGCCTCGGGTTTTTATGGTCCATTTCGGGAGGCGGCGGATTCTGCTCCCCAGTTTGGCGACCGCCGCTCTTACCAGATGGACAGCGGCAACCTGCGCGAAGCGATGCGCGAGATCCAGACGGATCTTGAGGAAGGTGCCGATATGGTTATGGTGAAACCTGCGATGCCATATCTGGACGTGATCGCCCAAGCGCGAGAACGCTTCGATGTTCCCATTTGCGCATACCAAGTGTCCGGCGAATACGCCATGATCCAAGCGGCCGCCCAGAATGGCTGGCTCGACCGCGAGCGCGTCATTATGGAGTCCTTGCTTTCCATCCGCCGTGCCGGCGCAGGAACCATCCTCACTTATTTCGCTAAGGACGCAGCCAAACTTATGTCGTAG
- a CDS encoding lmo0937 family membrane protein, whose protein sequence is MLWTIFAILLILWLLGFSFHVAGSLIHLLLIVAVIVLIVNLITGRRTVV, encoded by the coding sequence ATGCTCTGGACAATCTTTGCCATTTTGCTGATTCTCTGGCTTTTGGGATTCAGCTTCCATGTGGCTGGCAGTTTGATCCACCTACTGTTGATCGTGGCCGTGATCGTGTTGATCGTCAACCTGATCACTGGACGGCGGACAGTAGTCTAG